In one window of Deltaproteobacteria bacterium DNA:
- a CDS encoding DUF4114 domain-containing protein — MQSIKVLFIPLFSILTLLPASAFAIDYFHIDLEEAYLQDVDDQFSDGVPVPASFIDPSKNPNIDLATDSEVVVTFVDETAGYHNSFGYFTYDDTNGDTIITPDEIITQEIIFSDVDFGVLATGDSANIGSFPGGTHIGFFIHPDGNPDITYYSVASLNSDGIRRVAQTVGGSNDQIIVGFEDLPWDSPADADYDDVIFTYFVEEIEIENEACEDKLWHFDTENNANDVGNDPAILYSVDVTTGEATESTHYHNVFAASLAADADGNLYGLLIINNKTKLVKLLPGESYELIGFTGIPGSVNSLAFGPDGTLYAINDQNDDLYTLDLTTGAGTLLKNYTENYFSGGDLVINDDDQIVYVRTNGNVLIIELSDLDSVTKVEENPLPSNRNFTSMALLDGVYHPLSRDTDQYFSFTIVDGVSGPALVWSFVDEDSGPFSFGDAASCPATSEPKVTICHCEDPNAPGNNNGPDQCQTLTLSPQGAASHLQNHEFDYEGACVEPTPTPTPTVPPSPTPTPTPTVPPSPTPTPTPTVPPSPTPTPTPTVPPSPTPTPTPTVPPSPTPTPTPTPTVPPSPTPTPAPTVPPSPTPAPTPTVPPSPTPAPTPTVPPSPTPTPTPTVSPSPTPTPTPTVSPSPTPTPTPTVPPLPTPTPSSNEPSASTDTASNPSTSSGENLFIEGAKCSLTPNSTVPARSAAGSGLILLLGLGSLVALRKQRA, encoded by the coding sequence ATGCAATCCATCAAGGTGTTATTTATTCCCCTTTTTTCAATTTTAACCCTTTTACCCGCTTCGGCCTTTGCCATTGATTATTTCCATATCGATTTAGAAGAAGCTTATCTGCAAGATGTAGATGATCAATTCTCCGACGGCGTGCCGGTACCCGCTAGTTTTATCGACCCAAGCAAAAACCCCAATATTGATCTCGCTACTGACTCTGAAGTTGTGGTCACTTTTGTCGATGAAACAGCAGGCTACCACAATAGCTTCGGTTATTTTACCTATGATGATACCAACGGTGACACGATCATCACCCCAGACGAAATCATTACCCAAGAAATTATTTTCTCCGATGTAGATTTTGGCGTGCTTGCAACGGGCGACTCTGCCAATATCGGCAGTTTCCCAGGCGGGACTCACATTGGTTTTTTTATCCATCCCGATGGCAACCCTGATATTACCTATTATAGTGTTGCTTCACTTAACAGTGATGGCATTCGCCGAGTTGCCCAAACCGTAGGTGGTTCTAATGATCAAATCATTGTTGGGTTCGAAGATCTCCCCTGGGATAGTCCGGCCGATGCCGACTATGATGACGTTATTTTCACTTACTTTGTAGAAGAAATAGAAATTGAAAATGAGGCTTGTGAGGATAAATTATGGCATTTCGATACTGAGAACAACGCCAACGATGTGGGCAATGATCCCGCTATCCTTTATTCTGTCGATGTCACAACGGGTGAAGCTACCGAAAGCACTCATTATCACAATGTCTTTGCTGCTTCCCTTGCTGCCGATGCCGATGGCAATCTTTATGGTTTGCTCATCATCAATAATAAAACCAAACTCGTTAAATTACTCCCGGGTGAATCTTATGAATTGATTGGTTTTACAGGTATCCCCGGCAGCGTTAATTCGCTGGCCTTTGGCCCTGATGGTACTCTCTATGCTATCAATGATCAAAATGACGACCTCTACACCCTCGATCTTACTACGGGTGCTGGGACCTTATTGAAAAATTACACCGAGAATTATTTTTCCGGCGGAGACTTGGTTATCAACGATGATGATCAGATTGTTTATGTAAGAACCAACGGCAATGTTTTAATCATTGAACTTTCTGACCTCGACAGCGTTACCAAGGTAGAAGAAAATCCACTACCCTCCAATCGCAATTTTACCAGCATGGCCTTACTAGATGGAGTCTATCACCCCTTGTCTCGCGATACGGATCAATATTTCTCGTTTACCATTGTAGACGGCGTATCAGGCCCTGCCTTGGTATGGTCTTTTGTGGATGAAGACTCAGGGCCGTTTAGTTTTGGGGATGCAGCTAGTTGCCCTGCCACTAGCGAGCCAAAAGTTACGATTTGTCACTGTGAAGACCCTAACGCACCTGGCAATAATAACGGGCCTGACCAATGTCAGACCTTGACCTTGAGTCCACAAGGTGCCGCTAGCCATTTACAAAATCACGAATTTGACTATGAGGGTGCATGTGTAGAACCAACGCCTACACCTACTCCGACGGTACCACCTTCACCAACACCTACACCCACTCCGACGGTACCACCTTCACCAACACCTACACCCACTCCGACGGTGCCACCTTCACCAACACCTACACCTACTCCGACGGTGCCACCTTCACCAACACCTACACCCACTCCGACGGTACCACCTTCACCTACGCCTACGCCTACGCCTACTCCAACGGTGCCACCTTCACCAACACCTACTCCTGCTCCAACGGTGCCACCTTCACCAACACCTGCACCCACTCCGACGGTGCCACCTTCACCAACACCTGCACCTACTCCAACGGTGCCACCTTCACCAACACCTACACCCACTCCGACGGTGTCACCTTCACCAACACCTACACCCACTCCGACGGTGTCACCTTCACCAACGCCTACACCTACTCCGACGGTACCACCTCTGCCAACTCCAACGCCCAGTTCCAATGAGCCCAGTGCTAGTACCGACACTGCTTCCAACCCAAGTACCAGCAGCGGTGAGAACTTATTCATCGAAGGTGCTAAGTGTAGCCTAACCCCCAACAGCACAGTCCCCGCCCGCTCAGCCGCAGGCTCAGGGCTTATCTTACTCCTTGGGCTAGGTTCGTTAGTTGCCTTGCGAAAACAACGCGCCTAA
- a CDS encoding isovaleryl-CoA dehydrogenase, whose product MTHEVFNQTPPLTNYNLFTSDLSLQEALTREGGAWGKARALQFGKTVGSEEAIQWGFQANQNLPVLRTHDTIGNRRDEVEYHPAWHAWMGLSVKNGLHSLPWTENKPGAHAVRTALYYMGCQIEQGHYCPITMTFAIIPTLRLQPDLAKKWEPKIFSLQYDARLIPAEQKQGLICGMALTEKQGGSDVRANTSQAKPLNQPGPGQEYLLTGHKWFCSAPMSDAFLVLAQSAGGLSCFWMPRYRPDGSKNNIFIQRLKDKLGNRSNASGEIEFNEAWAVLIGNEGRGVANIIKMVSHTRFDCIIGSSAIMRQATIQAIYHSEHRMAFGKKLVDQPLMKNVLSDLAIDAEAGVLLAMRLARAYDEKEKNEKAAAFSRIGTAVGKYWVCKRAPTHIFEAMECLGGSGYVEESILPRLYREAPVNSIWEGSGNVNSLDLLRAIAREPNTLAVLLEELKQAQSGNRDYDPFIKKLETDLQNTDHLETRARDLIERLALSLQASLMLRYSPTALAETFCRSRLSKDHGYAFGTLPPNAPFDAIIQHSRAQV is encoded by the coding sequence ATGACCCATGAAGTTTTTAATCAAACTCCACCTCTTACCAATTACAATCTTTTTACCAGCGACCTCAGCCTACAAGAGGCCTTAACCCGCGAAGGTGGCGCTTGGGGAAAAGCTCGAGCCCTCCAATTTGGAAAAACAGTAGGTTCGGAAGAGGCCATTCAATGGGGGTTTCAGGCCAATCAAAATCTCCCCGTCCTTCGCACTCACGATACGATCGGCAATCGCCGCGACGAAGTAGAATATCATCCGGCCTGGCATGCATGGATGGGTCTTTCGGTTAAAAATGGCCTGCACAGCCTACCGTGGACAGAAAACAAACCTGGGGCTCATGCCGTGCGCACCGCCCTTTATTATATGGGCTGCCAAATTGAACAGGGCCATTATTGCCCCATCACCATGACCTTTGCCATCATCCCTACTTTACGTTTGCAACCCGACTTAGCCAAAAAATGGGAACCTAAAATCTTTTCTCTTCAATACGATGCTCGCCTCATCCCCGCTGAACAAAAACAAGGGCTCATTTGCGGGATGGCACTCACTGAAAAACAGGGTGGATCCGATGTTCGAGCCAACACCTCACAAGCCAAACCTTTAAACCAACCCGGCCCAGGCCAAGAATACCTTCTCACCGGGCATAAATGGTTTTGCTCTGCCCCCATGAGTGATGCCTTTTTAGTTTTGGCCCAAAGTGCGGGTGGCCTCTCTTGTTTTTGGATGCCTCGCTACAGGCCCGACGGCAGCAAAAATAATATTTTTATCCAACGCTTAAAAGATAAACTCGGCAATCGTTCGAACGCCAGTGGTGAAATCGAATTCAACGAGGCCTGGGCAGTATTGATTGGCAACGAAGGTCGGGGTGTTGCCAACATTATCAAAATGGTCAGCCACACTCGTTTTGATTGCATTATCGGAAGCTCGGCCATCATGCGCCAAGCCACCATTCAAGCCATCTATCATTCTGAACATCGCATGGCCTTTGGCAAAAAATTAGTCGACCAACCTTTAATGAAAAATGTCTTGAGTGATTTGGCCATCGACGCAGAAGCGGGGGTGCTCTTAGCTATGCGCCTTGCCCGGGCTTATGATGAAAAAGAAAAAAACGAAAAAGCTGCGGCTTTTAGTCGAATCGGCACCGCGGTCGGTAAATACTGGGTTTGTAAACGCGCGCCCACCCACATCTTTGAAGCCATGGAGTGTTTGGGCGGGAGTGGCTATGTAGAAGAATCAATTTTGCCCAGGCTTTACCGTGAAGCCCCGGTCAATTCTATCTGGGAAGGCTCTGGCAATGTTAACTCGCTTGACTTATTGCGAGCCATCGCCCGCGAACCCAATACTCTTGCGGTTTTGCTAGAAGAACTAAAACAAGCTCAATCTGGCAATCGTGATTATGATCCATTCATCAAAAAATTAGAAACCGATTTACAAAATACGGATCACCTAGAAACTCGCGCCCGCGATTTGATCGAACGCTTGGCCCTAAGCCTGCAAGCCTCTTTAATGCTTCGTTACAGCCCAACTGCATTAGCTGAAACTTTCTGCCGATCACGTTTATCTAAAGATCATGGTTATGCCTTTGGTACTTTGCCGCCTAACGCACCTTTTGACGCCATCATTCAACATTCGCGTGCTCAGGTTTAG